A single Buteo buteo chromosome 17, bButBut1.hap1.1, whole genome shotgun sequence DNA region contains:
- the LOC142040687 gene encoding E3 ubiquitin-protein ligase RNF19B-like isoform X3, whose protein sequence is MERPTRVPGPLRLLAFFGRKPQAVGRETSPELEPELEEPEEMSITLPLGEGGELVECPLCLLPQPPEAFPTLASCDHRSCRACLEQYLRIAVSESRVQVACPHCPAALQPADVHHLLAEPALRDKYEEFLLRRLLVADPGTRWCPAPDCSYAVIAYGCAECPRLTCGREGCGTEFCYHCRQPWHPDGPCVPVPPAPSLASPAAQLVHLEDLAHAEAEDIKVCPRCSAFIMKINDGSCNRMNCTVCGCLFCWLCLQEITDVHFLSGPMGLPPARERAVLVSACPCAGTIGPALLCPRSPSGCTFWGKRPWSRTRKILWQLGMVLGAPMVISLVAGIAVPVITIGIPIYMGRKVLGQSRRSSLSGCQQCLSVTSSVLLSLFVSPIITAVTVVNELWSVLPSPRPGEDGVLDTTTFPSSSHSPRRGAVWKEHDSQSASTVALAGSMLSEGQDTSYREGINIEVEVSIEAVPHPAREQSLCSALSGQSLSGDSLGGTSDRCSTMGVPAE, encoded by the exons ATGGAGCGGCCCACACGGGTGCCCGGGCCCCTCCGCCTCCTGGCCTTCTTTGGGCGGAAGCCGCAGGCTGTCGGAAGGGAGACATCACCAGAACTGGAGCCAGAGCTGGAGGAACCTGAGGAGATGAGCATCACGCTGCCCCTGGGCGAGGGTGGGGAGCTGGTGGAGTGTCCCCTGTGcctgctgccccagcctccTGAGGCCTTTCCCACCCTGGCCTCCTGTGACCACCGCTCGTGCCGGGCCTGCCTGGAGCAGTACCTCCGCATTGCTGTCAGTGAGAGCCGCGTGCAGGTGGCCTGCCCGCACTGCCCTGCTGCGCTCCAGCCTGCTGATGTCCACCACCTCCTGGCCGAACCCGCTCTCCGTGACAAGTACGAGGAGTTCCTCCTGCGACGGCTGCTGGTGGCTGACCCCGGCACCCGCTGGTGCCCGGCGCCCGACTGCAG CTATGCTGTCATCGCCTATGGCTGTGCCGAGTGTCCCCGCCTCACCTGCGGGCGTGAAGGCTGTGGCACCGAGTTCTGCTACCACTGCCGGCAGCCCTGGCACCCCGACGGCCCTTGTGTACCAGTGCCACCCgcccccagcctggccagccctgcagcacagctggtcCACCTGGAGGACTTGGCCCACG CTGAGGCCGAGGACATCAAGGTCTGTCCCCGCTGCAGTGCTTTCATTATGAAGATCAATGATGGGAGCTGCAACCGCATGAACTGCACGGTCTGTGGCTGTCTCTTCTgctggctctgcctgcaggaGATCACCGATGTGCACTTCCTCAG TGGGCCCATGGGTCTCCCCCCAGCGCGAGAACGGGCTGTGCTGGTGTCTGCCTGCCCCTGCGCAGGGACCATTGGCCCAGCCTTGCTCTGTCCTCGCAGCCCCTCTGGCTGCACCTTCTGGGGGAAGAGGCCTTGGTCACGGACCCGGAAGATCCTGTGGCAGCTGGGCATGGTGCTGGGGGCGCCTATGGTGATCTCCCTCGTCGCGGGCATCGCTGTCCCTGTCATTACCATTGGGATCCCCATCTACATGGGTAGGAAG GTGCTGGGCCAGAGCCGGAGGAGCAGCCTGTCGGGGTGCCAGCAGTGCCTCTCTGTCACCAGCAGtgtcctcctctctctctttgtgTCCCCCATCATAACAGCTGTCACTGTGG TGAATGAGCTGTGGTCGgtgctgcccagccccaggccagGTGAGGATGGAGTCCTGGACACAAccaccttccccagcagcagccataGCCCGCGCCGTGGGGCAGTGTGGAAGGAGCATGACAGCCAATCAGCCAGCACGGTGGCGCTCGCGGGGAGCATGCTGAGCGAGGGTCAGGACACGTCCTACAG GGAAGGCATCAACATCGAGGTGGAAGTGTCGATCGAAGCAGTGCCGCATCCTGCCCGGGAGCAGAGCCTGTGCAGCGCGCTGTCAGGGCAGAGTCTCTCTGGGGACTCCCTGGGAGGCACCAGTGACAGGTGCAGCACCATGGGTGTCCCTGCAGAGTGA
- the LOC142040687 gene encoding E3 ubiquitin-protein ligase RNF19B-like isoform X2: MERPTRVPGPLRLLAFFGRKPQAVGRETSPELEPELEEPEEMSITLPLGEGGELVECPLCLLPQPPEAFPTLASCDHRSCRACLEQYLRIAVSESRVQVACPHCPAALQPADVHHLLAEPALRDKYEEFLLRRLLVADPGTRWCPAPDCSYAVIAYGCAECPRLTCGREGCGTEFCYHCRQPWHPDGPCVPVPPAPSLASPAAQLVHLEDLAHAEAEDIKVCPRCSAFIMKINDGSCNRMNCTVCGCLFCWLCLQEITDVHFLSPSGCTFWGKRPWSRTRKILWQLGMVLGAPMVISLVAGIAVPVITIGIPIYMGRKVLGQSRRSSLSGCQQCLSVTSSVLLSLFVSPIITAVTVGVGVPLMLTYVYGVVVLSLCRSRWGCGGGRSPPRDLGVVELENLTKLNELWSVLPSPRPGEDGVLDTTTFPSSSHSPRRGAVWKEHDSQSASTVALAGSMLSEGQDTSYREGINIEVEVSIEAVPHPAREQSLCSALSGQSLSGDSLGGTSDRCSTMGVPAE; the protein is encoded by the exons ATGGAGCGGCCCACACGGGTGCCCGGGCCCCTCCGCCTCCTGGCCTTCTTTGGGCGGAAGCCGCAGGCTGTCGGAAGGGAGACATCACCAGAACTGGAGCCAGAGCTGGAGGAACCTGAGGAGATGAGCATCACGCTGCCCCTGGGCGAGGGTGGGGAGCTGGTGGAGTGTCCCCTGTGcctgctgccccagcctccTGAGGCCTTTCCCACCCTGGCCTCCTGTGACCACCGCTCGTGCCGGGCCTGCCTGGAGCAGTACCTCCGCATTGCTGTCAGTGAGAGCCGCGTGCAGGTGGCCTGCCCGCACTGCCCTGCTGCGCTCCAGCCTGCTGATGTCCACCACCTCCTGGCCGAACCCGCTCTCCGTGACAAGTACGAGGAGTTCCTCCTGCGACGGCTGCTGGTGGCTGACCCCGGCACCCGCTGGTGCCCGGCGCCCGACTGCAG CTATGCTGTCATCGCCTATGGCTGTGCCGAGTGTCCCCGCCTCACCTGCGGGCGTGAAGGCTGTGGCACCGAGTTCTGCTACCACTGCCGGCAGCCCTGGCACCCCGACGGCCCTTGTGTACCAGTGCCACCCgcccccagcctggccagccctgcagcacagctggtcCACCTGGAGGACTTGGCCCACG CTGAGGCCGAGGACATCAAGGTCTGTCCCCGCTGCAGTGCTTTCATTATGAAGATCAATGATGGGAGCTGCAACCGCATGAACTGCACGGTCTGTGGCTGTCTCTTCTgctggctctgcctgcaggaGATCACCGATGTGCACTTCCTCAG CCCCTCTGGCTGCACCTTCTGGGGGAAGAGGCCTTGGTCACGGACCCGGAAGATCCTGTGGCAGCTGGGCATGGTGCTGGGGGCGCCTATGGTGATCTCCCTCGTCGCGGGCATCGCTGTCCCTGTCATTACCATTGGGATCCCCATCTACATGGGTAGGAAG GTGCTGGGCCAGAGCCGGAGGAGCAGCCTGTCGGGGTGCCAGCAGTGCCTCTCTGTCACCAGCAGtgtcctcctctctctctttgtgTCCCCCATCATAACAGCTGTCACTGTGG GAGTCGGTGTGCCCCTGATGCTCACCTACGTCTACGGGGTGGTGGTGCTGTCGCTGTGTCGGAGCCGCTGGGGGTGCGGGGGCGGCCGCAGTCCACCCAGGGATCTCGGCGTGGTGGAGCTGGAGAACCTGACCAAGT TGAATGAGCTGTGGTCGgtgctgcccagccccaggccagGTGAGGATGGAGTCCTGGACACAAccaccttccccagcagcagccataGCCCGCGCCGTGGGGCAGTGTGGAAGGAGCATGACAGCCAATCAGCCAGCACGGTGGCGCTCGCGGGGAGCATGCTGAGCGAGGGTCAGGACACGTCCTACAG GGAAGGCATCAACATCGAGGTGGAAGTGTCGATCGAAGCAGTGCCGCATCCTGCCCGGGAGCAGAGCCTGTGCAGCGCGCTGTCAGGGCAGAGTCTCTCTGGGGACTCCCTGGGAGGCACCAGTGACAGGTGCAGCACCATGGGTGTCCCTGCAGAGTGA
- the LOC142040687 gene encoding E3 ubiquitin-protein ligase RNF19B-like isoform X1, whose amino-acid sequence MERPTRVPGPLRLLAFFGRKPQAVGRETSPELEPELEEPEEMSITLPLGEGGELVECPLCLLPQPPEAFPTLASCDHRSCRACLEQYLRIAVSESRVQVACPHCPAALQPADVHHLLAEPALRDKYEEFLLRRLLVADPGTRWCPAPDCSYAVIAYGCAECPRLTCGREGCGTEFCYHCRQPWHPDGPCVPVPPAPSLASPAAQLVHLEDLAHAEAEDIKVCPRCSAFIMKINDGSCNRMNCTVCGCLFCWLCLQEITDVHFLSGPMGLPPARERAVLVSACPCAGTIGPALLCPRSPSGCTFWGKRPWSRTRKILWQLGMVLGAPMVISLVAGIAVPVITIGIPIYMGRKVLGQSRRSSLSGCQQCLSVTSSVLLSLFVSPIITAVTVGVGVPLMLTYVYGVVVLSLCRSRWGCGGGRSPPRDLGVVELENLTKLNELWSVLPSPRPGEDGVLDTTTFPSSSHSPRRGAVWKEHDSQSASTVALAGSMLSEGQDTSYREGINIEVEVSIEAVPHPAREQSLCSALSGQSLSGDSLGGTSDRCSTMGVPAE is encoded by the exons ATGGAGCGGCCCACACGGGTGCCCGGGCCCCTCCGCCTCCTGGCCTTCTTTGGGCGGAAGCCGCAGGCTGTCGGAAGGGAGACATCACCAGAACTGGAGCCAGAGCTGGAGGAACCTGAGGAGATGAGCATCACGCTGCCCCTGGGCGAGGGTGGGGAGCTGGTGGAGTGTCCCCTGTGcctgctgccccagcctccTGAGGCCTTTCCCACCCTGGCCTCCTGTGACCACCGCTCGTGCCGGGCCTGCCTGGAGCAGTACCTCCGCATTGCTGTCAGTGAGAGCCGCGTGCAGGTGGCCTGCCCGCACTGCCCTGCTGCGCTCCAGCCTGCTGATGTCCACCACCTCCTGGCCGAACCCGCTCTCCGTGACAAGTACGAGGAGTTCCTCCTGCGACGGCTGCTGGTGGCTGACCCCGGCACCCGCTGGTGCCCGGCGCCCGACTGCAG CTATGCTGTCATCGCCTATGGCTGTGCCGAGTGTCCCCGCCTCACCTGCGGGCGTGAAGGCTGTGGCACCGAGTTCTGCTACCACTGCCGGCAGCCCTGGCACCCCGACGGCCCTTGTGTACCAGTGCCACCCgcccccagcctggccagccctgcagcacagctggtcCACCTGGAGGACTTGGCCCACG CTGAGGCCGAGGACATCAAGGTCTGTCCCCGCTGCAGTGCTTTCATTATGAAGATCAATGATGGGAGCTGCAACCGCATGAACTGCACGGTCTGTGGCTGTCTCTTCTgctggctctgcctgcaggaGATCACCGATGTGCACTTCCTCAG TGGGCCCATGGGTCTCCCCCCAGCGCGAGAACGGGCTGTGCTGGTGTCTGCCTGCCCCTGCGCAGGGACCATTGGCCCAGCCTTGCTCTGTCCTCGCAGCCCCTCTGGCTGCACCTTCTGGGGGAAGAGGCCTTGGTCACGGACCCGGAAGATCCTGTGGCAGCTGGGCATGGTGCTGGGGGCGCCTATGGTGATCTCCCTCGTCGCGGGCATCGCTGTCCCTGTCATTACCATTGGGATCCCCATCTACATGGGTAGGAAG GTGCTGGGCCAGAGCCGGAGGAGCAGCCTGTCGGGGTGCCAGCAGTGCCTCTCTGTCACCAGCAGtgtcctcctctctctctttgtgTCCCCCATCATAACAGCTGTCACTGTGG GAGTCGGTGTGCCCCTGATGCTCACCTACGTCTACGGGGTGGTGGTGCTGTCGCTGTGTCGGAGCCGCTGGGGGTGCGGGGGCGGCCGCAGTCCACCCAGGGATCTCGGCGTGGTGGAGCTGGAGAACCTGACCAAGT TGAATGAGCTGTGGTCGgtgctgcccagccccaggccagGTGAGGATGGAGTCCTGGACACAAccaccttccccagcagcagccataGCCCGCGCCGTGGGGCAGTGTGGAAGGAGCATGACAGCCAATCAGCCAGCACGGTGGCGCTCGCGGGGAGCATGCTGAGCGAGGGTCAGGACACGTCCTACAG GGAAGGCATCAACATCGAGGTGGAAGTGTCGATCGAAGCAGTGCCGCATCCTGCCCGGGAGCAGAGCCTGTGCAGCGCGCTGTCAGGGCAGAGTCTCTCTGGGGACTCCCTGGGAGGCACCAGTGACAGGTGCAGCACCATGGGTGTCCCTGCAGAGTGA